One genomic window of Branchiostoma floridae strain S238N-H82 chromosome 4, Bfl_VNyyK, whole genome shotgun sequence includes the following:
- the LOC118414026 gene encoding histone-lysine N-methyltransferase SETDB1-B-like isoform X1 yields MATDGDAEGIEMSDENFYENLDDIISGLVNEKLESSGWVEGLPPGMAAIERDLGSLEDQQARIQDVFRESERLLGVAGENLAWQQTWFNDWMEHNSRTGSPEEMVDLTAEDDEVMVVSEGPATQQQQLQQPQQQAQQRQEQEHQSELPSTPQAATEEETVPTAPQPPQTESSVPTTNQESGTSSEQPIADQNEEQVQREVVKMSTADVGPPSQVAPGTSDPVSVELAVGMRLMGKKKDDIWYQGTLIKIVPDEKGLIKYKVKYDGKGKGLLSGNHIAFSETVGQGVLHAGSRIVGQYVDEEGDSVQYLYAGIVAELPSKMNRSRYLIFFDDGFATYLKRDQIHQVCKPSANAWEDVHPNSREFIKEYLQGYPERAMVKVKVGQKIRTEWNGQWWDARVDSVDGSLVKMYYPTDKRSEWIYRGSTRLWPLYEAFAHQEQAQTEGSKSIRSHTMGKTRGPHIEYTRAEEEAAKRKTTGAAQKKPASASASSASQSKPPSRSSTPRSSSTVDSSSLSFEKLLTEDIEKLQAGSKLVPSTSSELQNSGGGMGRPVANREAWFQIAGATQKKTVTSQQSNTTVKQTVTSQQSNTVVKHVVPTTVKQTVTTTQPPVTTTAQRINRPLKKQVARKSTGPRSKKPFPDQYVPPSVGRKDIASILQKRLMEEGDSNSRSSEDSVVDITVETDPMEVPTPKMVKFSPHQCTPACVSHVRPANPAQYRGRGAWPHINPLKVPILYQWERYIGKKRPGGTRDVSYRTPCARMVRNVRDVSWYLMQTKTDFLSIDQFCFDPYVMLDNMRPEKYFVKIPDISNGNEDVPISCVNEINHEHPDNVGYTKQRLPTPGVELNLDPDFLVSCDCTDNCQNKKTCACHQLTIQAYRSRPGGQEDPDAGYEYRRLTEQLPTGIYECNSRCKCSKQCYNRVAQNGIGLRLQVFRTSKRGWGIRCLDDIPQGAFICIYAGQLLNEDTANKGGNMFGDEYLAELDHIEIAEKFKEGYESDVPDSSGSDLNDSDSESDNSSSAEEPSITSSTSPEPDLDNSSDSDYKPDITDKPGDTSGAVKLILRRESRGSTSGRSGKTTDQWSVKPQKCDTDKKVESWIEKNLSEKKSGDTGSQSESRSSSGRNTPKQTHQSQDSKPGLPQPNKEDQSQSVDTNPAKKESSVHEQERHNIFDIMEFSESKDGTSKTPDREVQKKGDTNRSFQDALKDMNVSMELSPKKAPGQQGTVGAKKDSGKDDGMACPVVEEKEAIEGKAERREGDVQDKTGKTEGEEKDKKGKDGSSPMRHYGYRIDGDRIVGLKRKHRKKIVVKASSSSESEESKPKPASGGCELMIVGATSLAVDSGDETSDSEKGSSSDKGKKKKEKDQLEVPAPVLDDTQQPVAVLQPSPDRSTRKYFGEEHCYVMDAKVIGNCGRYLNHSCSPNLFVQNVFVDTHDLRFPWVAFFSSKRIRGGTELTWDYNYQVGSVAGKVLYCYCGSEECRGRLL; encoded by the exons atggcaacagatggAGATGCGGAGGGGATAGAGATGTCAGATGAGAATTTTTATGAGAACctggatgacatcatctccGGGCTGGTGAATGAGAAGCTGGAGAGTAGTGGGTGGGTGGAGGGTCTGCCACCTGGGATGGCAGCCATAGAGAGGGACCTGGGAAGCCTGGAAG ATCAGCAGGCCCGTATCCAGGATGTGTTCAGGGAGTCAGAGCGACTGCTGGGCGTGGCCGGGGAGAACCTGGCATGGCAGCAGACATGGTTCAACGACTGGATGGAACACAACAG CAGGACTGGGAGCCCTGAAGAGATGGTGGATCTGACAGCTGAGGATGATGAGGTCATGGTGGTATCAGAGGGGCCAgctacacaacaacaacaactacagcAACCACAGCAACAAGCACAACAGAGACAAGAACAGGAACACCAGTCTGAGCTGCCGTCCACTCCACAGGCAGCGACTGAGGAGGAGACTGTTCCTACAGCACCCCAACCACCCCAGACTGAGAGCTCAGTACCAACAACCAATCAGGAGTCAGGAACATCCTCTGAACAGCCAATAGCAGACCAGAATGAGGAGCAGGTCCAGAGAGAGGTAGTGAAAATGTCGACTGCTGACGTCGGACCACCCTCACAG GTTGCTCCAGGAACATCTGACCCTGTGTCTGTGGAGCTGGCTGTGGGCATGAGACTCATGGGGAAGAAAAAAGATGACATCTGGTACCAGGGTACCCTCATCAAGATCGTCCCTGATGAGAAGGGACTG ATCAAGTACAAGGTGAAGTATGATGGGAAAGGGAAGGGCCTGTTGTCAGGAAACCACATCGCGTTCTCCGAGACAGTGGGGCAGGGAGTACTCCATGCTGGCAGCAGGATTGTGG GTCAGTATGTGGATGAGGAGGGGGACTCTGTCCAGTACCTGTACGCTGGGATCGTGGCGGAGCTTCCGTCCAAGATGAACCGATCCCGTTATCTCATCTTCTTCGATGACGGCTTCGCAACCTACCTCAAAAGGGACCAAATACACCAG GTGTGCAAGCCTAGTGCAAATGCTTGGGAGGACGTCCACCCCAACTCCAGGGAGTTCATCAAAGAATACTTACAGGGATATCCCGAG CGAGCCATGGTAAAGGTGAAGGTGGGACAGAAGATCCGTACGGAGTGGAACGGCCAGTGGTGGGATGCGCGGGTAGACTCTGTGGACGGGAGCCTGGTCAAGATGTATTACCCCACGGACAAGCGCTCGGAATGGATCTACCGAGGTTCCACAAGGCTCTGGCCGCTGTATGAAGCTTTT GCTCATCAGGAGCAGGCTCAGACTGAGGGATCTAAGTCCATCCGCAGCCACACCATGGGGAAAACACGAGGCCCACATATCGAGTACACACGTGCTGAGGAGGAAG CAGCAAAACGCAAGACCACAGGTGCAGCACAGAAGAAGCCAGCCTCTGCATCAGCCTCCAGTGCCAGTCAGTCCAAGCCCCCCTCCCGCAGCAGCACACCGCGCTCCTCCAGCACTGTAGACTCCAGCAGCCTTTCCTTTGAGAAACTTCTTACAGAAGACATCGAAAAACTGCAAGCTGGTTCCAAACTGGTGCCATCCACAAGCAGTGAGCTTCAGAACAGTGGAGGGGGGATGGGGCGGCCTGTTGCCAACAGAGAGGCCTGGTTTCAGATCGCTGGTGCCACGCAGAAAAAGACTGTGACTAGCCAGCAGTCAAACACTACTGTGAAACAGACAGTGACCAGTCAGCAGTCAAACACTGTAGTAAAACATGTGGTTCCCACCACAGTGAAACAGACAGTTACTACCACCCAGCCCCCAGTCACAACCACAGCTCAGAGAATAAACAGGCCTCTAAAGAAGCAAGTGGCAAGAAAAAGTACTGGCCCAAGGTCAAAAAAGCCATTTCCTGACCAGTATGTACCCCCATCTGTTGGCAGAAAAGACATCGCAAGTATCCTCCAGAAAAGGTTGATGGAGGAGGGAG ATTCTAACAGCCGTTCTAGCGAAGACAGTGTTGTGGACATCACAGTAGAGACTGACCCTATGGAGGTTCCCACTCCCAAGATGGTGAAGTTCAGTCCACATCAATGCACTCCGGCATGTGTCAGTCATGTCCGTCCTGCCAATCCTGCCCAGTACAGAGGACGGGGAGCGTGGCCACACATCAACCCCCTGAAAGTGCCCATCTTGTACCAATGGGAGAG GTACATTGGGAAGAAGCGCCCTGGTGGCACTCGAGATGTGTCCTACCGGACCCCGTGTGCTCGCATGGTGCGGAACGTCCGGGATGTCTCCTGGTATCTGATGCAGACCAAGACTGACTTCCTGTCCATCGACCAGTTCTGTTTTGACCCTTACGTGATGCTGGACAACATGAGACCGGAGAAATACTTTGTCAAGATTCCAGACATCTCCAATGGCAACGAAGATGTTCCCATTTCT TGTGTTAATGAAATCAACCACGAACATCCCGACAATGTTGGTTACACCAAACAGCGtctccccacaccaggggtggAGCTGAATCTGGACCCTGACTTCCTGGTGTCATGTGACTGTACCGACAACTGTCAG AACAAGAAGACCTGTGCCTGTCACCAGCTGACCATCCAGGCGTACCGGTCGCGCCCCGGAGGCCAGGAGGACCCTGATGCAGGCTACGAGTACCGCAGGCTCACGGAGCAGCTACCTACAGG GATCTATGAGTGCAACTCCAGATGCAAATGTAGCAAACAATGCTATAACAGGGTGGCTCAGAATGGCATAGGTCTCCGACTACAGGTTTTCCGGACATCCAAACG GGGATGGGGAATCCGATGTTTGGACGACATCCCCCAGGGAGCATTCATCTGTATCTACGCAGGGCAGCTGCTAAACGAGGACACAGCCAACAAGGGGGGGAACATGTTCGGTGATGAATACCTGGCAGAGCTGGATCACATTG AGATTGCTGAAAAGTTTAAGGAAGGCTACGAGAGCGATGTTCCAGACAGCAGTGGGAGTGACTTGAATGACTCTGACAGCGAATCAGACAACAG tagttctgcAGAGGAACCCTCCATAACCTCCTCCACGTCTCCTGAGCCTGACCTGGACAACAGCAGTGACTCTGACTACAAACCTGACATCACAGACAAGCCAGGAGACACCAGCGGAGCTGTCAAACTCATCCTGCGCCGAGAGTCCCGGGGGTCAACATCCGGCAGGTCAGGGAAAACTACCGACCAGTG GTCTGTGAAGCCTCAAAAATGTGACACGGACAAGAAAGTGGAATCCTGGATAGAGAAGAACCTCTCTGAAAAGAAATCAGGGGACACaggtagccaatcagagagtaGGTCCTCCTCTGGTAGAAACACTCCAAAGCAGACACACCAATCACAGGACAGCAAGCCTGGCCTTCCACAGCCAAATAAGGAAGACCAAAGCCAATCAGTGGATACAAATCCAGCCAAGAAGGAATCATCCGTGCATGAACAAGAAAGGCACAATATTTTTGATATAATGGAGTTTTCTGAATCAAAAGATGGAACCAGCAAGACTCCAGACCGTGAAGTACAAAAGAAAGGAGACACTAATCGCTCCTTCCAAGATGCCTTAAAAGATATGAATGTCTCTATGGAATTGTCACCCAAAAAAGCACCAGGACAGCAGGGTACAGTGGGAGCAAAGAAAGACTCTGGCAAGGATGATGGGATGGCATGTCCAGTTGTAGAAGAGAAGGAGGCCATTGAGGGGAAAGCAGAAAGAAGAGAGGGTGATGTACAAGACAAAACAGGAAAAACAGAAGGAGAAGAGAAGGATAAGAAAG GCAAAGACGGTAGTTCACCAATGAGGCACTATGGGTACCGTATAGATGGTGACCGCATTGTAGGACTGAAGAGGAAACACAGGAAGAAGATTGTTGTAAAGG CATCCTCCTCCAGTGAGTCTGAAGAGTCCAAACCTAAACCAGCCAGTGGGGGTTGTGAGCTGATGATTGTTGGCGCAACATCGCTCGCTGTCGACAGTGGAGATGAAACATCCGACAGCGAGAAGGGCTCATCATCAGACAaggggaagaagaaaaaggagaaaGACCAACTTGAAG TCCCAGCCCCGGTCCTAGATGACACCCAGCAGCCAGTGGCAGTACTGCAGCCCTCACCTGACAGAAGCACCAGGAAGTATTTTGGAGAGGAACATTGTTATGTCATGGATGCCAAGGTCATAGGCAACTGCGGCAGGTACCTCAAT CATAGCTGCTCGCCAAACCTGTTCGTACAGAATGTGTTTGTGGACACACATGACCTTCGCTTTCCCTGGGTAGCCTTTTTCTCCAGCAA GCGCATCCGGGGAGGCACCGAGCTGACCTGGGACTACAACTACCAAGTGGGTAGTGTAGCAGGCAAGGTGCTGTACTGCTACTGTGGGTCGGAGGAATGTCGAGGCAGGCTGCTGTGA